GTGGAGGAGACAGCTGCAACGAAGGGcacagcaggagggagaaggacaGGGAGGTCCTGGCAGGGTGGTTCTGCTCCAGTTCTCTCTTCAGGGCTCTCTAAATAGTGCCCCAGGGATTTAAGAGATCTTGAATGGACTCTTTGTCTCCATTCTCCTCAGTCACATTTCTGCAGGCTTTAGGGCTGCCTAATCACTTTTAATCAGGAAAGAAACTGACCACATGAGGAGGGAGGACTAGCACTCTCGCAGTGGCGTCACGTGCCAGAGCAAACATCTCTGTCTGAGCAGcgaagggaaaaaagagagttttcagtggggaagaaaaagatcagctctcctcccctctcacCTCTGCCAAGACTCTGCAAAGGCTTCTGTTTCCCAGGGGCAATCCTTGCCCGAGCACTACGTTTCCTGGTTTGCTCCTgagagtgctgctgtgctgtgggcACCGTGGTGGCCGGCCATCTCCTCTTCCCAGCACTTATTACTCCTTCAGTCCAAAGATCCTGTTTCCAGCTCCAGCAACTCTCTCCagtcctgctttcctgccaTGGTTACTGCTTCCCCCACGGCCCTCCGGTTTAGCAGGGGCTCACCCTGCACTGCTCTCAGCCTTGGTACCAGGCCGGTGTGAGCCATCACCAGCCCAAAATGACACCGTTGCGGGGACAGTGATGGCAGTGTGGGCACAGCATCCCTGGCCACAGTGCCGTGACAAGCCATGTCATTTTAATGCAGGAGATAAACGGGTGCAGGACACCCAGGCTGGAAGCACAAGCATTTTACTACCCTAATCCTCCTGGCTTGCAGCTGGGATCTCTGTCCTGTTTCTAAGCCCTACCTgcctgggagggaggaagagataaggggcaggagaagggcCAGTGCAGAGCTGCAAACAGCACATATATTATTGTCACGGTCACTTGGAactggaggcaaaaaaaaaaatatcttggatTATCCACGCAGTGCTTGGGCTTAACCTCTGGCAGGAATGTTCTGGTTAAGTCTAGGGCACGCACATGAAATAAGGGCTAAGGGGCTTggggaactgctgctgctggatgctGAGTACAGACAAAACCTTGTATTGTTTGGGATGGTTTagaggagggaaggaacagGCACGAGGGAGGAATGTGTGGCGTGGCGCACAAAACCAGCCTGATACCCCAGGGCAGAAGGAAAGCGGTGGTTGCAACCTCAGAGACCCATCAGTCTTGGTGGCGTTGTGTCCCACCACTGCCAAGGGATGCCTCAAATGATTGCACCAAAACTGcccccacccttccctccctctcccttttcacCACAGCAAAGAAAGAGTGGTCTGATAGAAAGCTGCACAGCCTTCTGCTTTCTCATCCCAAAGTCCTCAGAAAAATGTCCCACATTTGAGGAGAGCCCTGGGAAAGGGACACATGCTGTGCTGCCGGGACCACTACCTCTTTAAAGGCAAATACAAACCAGGGAAACGCCGGTCGGCTGAGCCCAGACGCCAGCACAGGGGCACAGAGGAAGGAACGAGGACAGCACCGAGGAGCTGGCGGTTCCCAGGCCTTGGGAGCGAAAACTGCCTGGGAGGAGCTCGGTAGGTAAAGGACCAAGTTTTTGGCCGAGAGCAGAACACACATCAGGTACTTGTCATGGGTGGCCTAGGAGGGACCAAGCTCCTGAAGAAAGAGCAGCACCAATTTTAGCCAAAGGGGAAGGGGCTTGGGCAGGTCCGGAGCATGGAGGTAGAGCTGGTTTTTCTTCAGGATGTGACTGTGGATGATTACTCCCTTGcaaattttcctcctttccgTAGGTGTGATGTTGTCTTCGTGGACCCCGGTGCACCCTAACTTGCTGTGGACACTTCTCGGTGGGAGAAGCTGGAGCACAGTGGTGAGCCCAGCGCTCTGGCCTGAGCTATGGTAGCAATGCCCATTGCTCAAGGATGCATCTTCCCTCTTCGCTTTCTTAGCCTTTACTCTTCATCTCACTCGTTcgcccttcctttccctcccctttggtttttgtttgcaGCAGTTCACAAGCAAACCTCAGTTTCGCTAGGGGAATGTCACCTCTGCTCTTCCCAATCTTGTCTGGGACATTGTATTACGAAGACGCTTATTCACTCGATACATTGTCAGACATTCTGTTGTGGGCCaaaaaactgttccagcatgggctctTCCACCGGTCACTGTCCCTTTGGGTGGTGTACCTGCCCTGGCCTTGTCTCTCCTTTTTCAGCATTTACTACcctttcttaaacatgtttCCACAGAGGCACCGTATATTCATCTGGCTGGTCCAGTTTTGGGGTGCAGCGGGTCAATTTTCTCTGGTTCCGAGCCAGCAGTGAGCAGCAAAGGGCAGTCCCTGACCTCCTCctgcacagaaaaaacaaacagtgatGCCCTCAAGCATGTCACTGTGCTCTCTGTAACACACTTTTCTATTATCGCCTTTCACCTTCAGGTGTTAGTTTTACTGTTCTGGAAAATTATCTTCTATTCCCCCCCTGCACAGTTTGCTGAGTCATCCTTGTAAGATGAACTCAGTAATACCTCATAAAGTTTTGACATCTCTAATAGGGTTATATGCATCTGTACTATACCTCAAGGATCTCTAGAGattgaaacaaaaaacctccagaaGCCTATTTTTTTGGCCTCGAAATGGCATTGCTGTGAAAAATTTGCAGTTTAAAGTCATCACATTTTTGCTGACACTCACTCCTCCACCCCAGAGGAAGAGGATGCgtgcttgctttatttctttttcctctcccatggtttgttttgtttaatatcCCAAAGGAAATGAATGCTCTTAAGTGTAATATCTGCTGAATggggagaaatattttctcatggGCTGCAGAGACAGCCTCGGCCACAGATGGGATGGTCCCCAGCAGGCACAGTCAGGCCGAGGGGCAGAGGGCACTAGGAAATCCTCAGCAGGGAGCACAGCCGCGTATTTCGGACTGTGTGCGGCGGCCAAGCTTTTCCTGGCACTGTCCTCAACCAGAGAAGCAGCGGACGTGCCTCCCGCTGCGGCACAGGAAAAGGCGGCGGCTCTGCAACGTGgggtttgttctgttttgttttccaagaaaTCACGTGCTTTAGGCAGAAAGGCAAATGGCAAGCTCTGGCAACAGAAACAGACAGCATCTTCTACCCACCCAGCCATTTAGGATCCGGCAGCAATGACTGCCTGCAGAGCTCGTTGATACCCCAGTCACAGGCAGTGCAAAGCTGCCCGcgttttcttctccttgaaaGTTCGTGACCTGTTCTTTAAATTTCATGTTTGATATAAACAAACAACCCTATTTATTACACAACAGGGGTTAATCCCCAGCTCAGCAGACATACCTGTTGTAGAGGATGGCTGGAAAGGGCTTGGCAGCTATAATTCttatttccccccccacacacaaacacacaccccccctgGTACTGTCAGACAGAGGTTAGAGCCCCCTTAGCAGGTATTGCCAGATTTCTCAGATGCTTACTTTGAGATGCTGACACTCAGTGCTGCTTTTACAGAGATGACAAACACCTGCATCTCCGTGCTCAGCAGCTGAGCTTATCAACATTAATAGTTcatcaaaacaagcaaaattagGAGCTGCAATCACAACTGCTGGTGTCAGTGTCTGAATGCCCAAGTCCACATAGCACATGGGTGGGAAAGACCTGGGGCAGACTGCATTTCTCTCTCCCACTCAGAGAGCAGTAATGGGCTGGAGGAAGGGCTGTGTTGCACTTTGCATGGGTGAAAGTACCAAGTCCAGTgggtaagaaaaaaagcaggagtaCTCAGCTTCTTGGGACCTAACCACCCAGAATGGCTCTCACATAGTTTACTGAGAAGTACCATCTGACACGATAGAATAATACACAGGTTTCTGTTGTAAATACTTTTATTGCACAGATaagattttaaatgtgaaaacaaaggTGATGTATTCAAAATAGTTCAGCTTTTATACACGATAGGGCATAGTATATGTACAGATTAACCTGAATGCTGCTGATATTGACAACATTAAGTACTTGGCTAGCAGTGCTTCTAACGCAGTCGTTACAGCTAATAAAGATGCCAGCACTGAGTTTTCATGTGTGTATCCAGCTAACCAAGTATTTGCACTGGGACAGGTCAGTGTTCAATGGGGAAACTCTACATCCttaaggaaggggaaaaataaaacacaaaaaaaaccttcaagtgatgcaaaggcaatcacCAGATCCCACCACCagaccgatgcccagccagtctccaAAGCAATAGCTGCTTTGGAGAAACTCTCCCCCcgttttattgctgagcatgaggTTACAGGGCATGGAACATCCCTTCGGTCAGTTGGggccagctgtgccagctgtgtcctctcccagcccccAGCTACCCCCACCAGCCTCCTCGCTGCAGGggcagtgagaaacagagacagCCTTGCCGCTGggcaagcactgttcagctaTTGCTAAAACGTTGGTATGCTGTCAACACCGTTTTGGCCATAAATCACACAGCAGCATAAGGGcagctatgaagaaagttaactccacctcagccagacccagtacactGCAGGATCACATCCTTTTCTTGGACAAATTTGGGCTCACGTGGGCCACACTGTGCTGAAACTGTGCACCGGTGCTGTAGGCAGGAGGCAAAGAAATGAGCTTTTATGTACATGGAAAATATCCAGCCCAAGTCAGTGATGTAGAGAGTACTCACGGCTTGACAGAGATGCTCAGACAGCGGCATAAGCACTTTTCATATCTGTAATGTTACGATCTGGCATTCGTATCTGCCTGGTTAATGAGATCAAAGCACCCGATGGTTTAATGGAAACAACACTCCCACAGGTTTTTGGATACAAGCCCACGGACTACATTAAGTTACTGCTTCACAGAGTATCGTCACTGGGACAAGAGCACTTTAATTACACACAATCTTTATTAGTGATGTTCTGAAGAAAACTCAACTCCATTGAGTGTCACCACTGGCAAAGTTAAACCTGCACTCCAGATGAAGGGACCTGGTATCAGAGGAAGAGAGGCTGTAGCTGAAAGAAGATATCAggctaaaagaaataattatggGCTGGTATATGTGGAAGTTAGACACCAGTTCAGCAGCTTTGTATCAAACACAAGTACAGATTGTTATATTGGGAGTATAGACTACTGTGTTCAGAGATGCAATGGGGCTAAGCTAGAAGGGCAAGAGATAAAGCAGCAGATAAACTTGCTGTCAGATACAACAGAAAGAGAGGTGTTGGATTGAAAGGGTGGTTGGTGAGTAATGGAAGGAACCAGAGAATCAGACTAGCAAAACATTTACCTGTGCGTGCAGAAGGCTGGATGATGGACTTTATGGTCCATTTGCCTTCTCTATTGTAGTAGTTATTGCCTCCCACTAAAGTCATGCTCTCCCTTGAGTTATTGTCCCTGCTGCTCGATGTACTGGGCATTTACACAGCTAAAAAATCTATTATAACTGTCCGACTTTCTTTGGAAGTAAGGTCAGTACATATAGCTTTAAATTCAGTGAGCCCAAATTTAATATCCAGCTTCAGCTCACGTTTCCTCCCCAGCGTTTTGTCTGCCATTGGCACTGTACAGGAGCCAAGCCATTGCATCCCTTCCTCATCTATGTATTGAGCATCCTGCTTTTCTGtacaatagaaagaaaaacGCACTCTTTCCTGATCTGGTTCTGTTGGATGGAAAATATAGTGGGCGACTTCATTTATATTCACTGACTCATTAATTCCCACCAATTTCTTGAAGAGATCTGTGCAATAAATATAGCCATCAGCTTTTGCGATCCTTTGTTTCCGTAAGTCATGGATAGCAGGATCAAATTTACAAGTTATTGATAGGCCATATGTCCGAGTGCTGACTCTTGAGGCAATAATGTGTGGATTAACTCCAAACAAAACAGCCCCTTTTGCAATGGCCACTTGGGCCTCCATTGGACAAAGGATATGATAATTCTTGCTGAAGGCCTGACTGATTGCATCTCTCAAGATGACGCTAGATGCAAAGCCTCCCACAAGCAAAATGTACTGGACCTTGGCCATCTCAGGCTTGTCAAGAATTTCCCTCAAAgtacaaattatatttttgataCTATAGtcaaaaaagcttttcattttctcatatGTAATCATGATCATCCcatcacaccacacagctccTTTTGCTTGTGTGAAGAATTGGGAGATGCTCTTCTTGCGTTCTGCCACTCTGGTCAAGTTGTAGTAGCAATGTATGTAGACTGCCTCCCTGCTAGCAGAGCATTTCTGTAGACTGAAGTTGTACATCATATGTTGTAATTCGGTAGGGTGGCTTTTTACATATTCATCCCATACACCATCATTGAATATTTCCTTGAGGAATTCAGTGAAGTTTTCATCCACTCTGTTGCCTCCCCATCCACCTCCTGCTGCCTTGTGTAACTCCTTCAGGGAACGGTTTTCTTGGATCTCGTGTACCGTGATGTCTATTGTGCCGcctacacacacaccccccaaacaCAAACGAAGTTAGCTGTTTGCTTTAAAGAACATGAGGTACTTACTTTACACTGAATATCATCTTACCTTCTGAACTCCTGGTTCACAAGCatgcttttctgctgctttcttttctcatcctcACTCCTCCACTATTGCCTGCACACCTTTAGATTTCCTAAATTTATGCACTTCTGTTTAGAAGCGTGGTCTCTCAAGGCTCCTACAATAATTGCTGATGAGAGCTGGATGCTCTGACTTGCTCCCTGCGCAAGAGGATCTCCTTTCTGATCACAGAAGGAGACTGGCCTCCTCACATAGATAGTTGACTCCTGCCTTTTGATACACAAGCTCTGAGTTAAGATGAGCAGTGGTGGTGAGAGTCTCAGAAACTAGTGATTGTCTTGATGccttttcagtatttgttcACAATCACCAGACTGCTCTTGGCAGGAAATTCACATTACATTGAAAAAACTTGCCCAGGAAACTAGAGAAATTACTAAGAAACATTCCATCAAATGTTCTTAATGatctctttggtcagttcaCTGACCACTACACTTGCTCCTACAAAGGAGGCTATACAACAGCATGTGGGTGCACGTCAGTGGCTGACACTGGGACTCAGTGCAGACTGATCTGtcttttcctcccatttttctGCCTGCCTGTGGATCTCATtaagtgagaaataaaaaccccaTGACAAGCGCAGCAGTCCTTTGGAGCCCACTGTGTCAGACACTGCAAAACACCATGATCCACCCCCAGCAAAGATGGTACCTGTTAAAGAGGGAAAATTTTACCTCCACAGTCAACAACAATATACTGGATCCCAGGGGAGTCTTCAAACTTCTTCTTGTCACTGCTGTCTGCTATAAACCCTTCCTGTGGAAGCTGTTTGCACCAGAGTGATGCAGCCTCCGGCTCCAGGGCAATAATCAGCTTCTCAGAAATCATGTCAGAGATGAGTCCTGCCTAAAATCACAAGAGAGAAGTGTCAGTTCAAAGAAAGGTGGTGAGCTCACCGCTGCACAACCACCACCTGCTAGGGAAGCTGTTCTCACCCCAGGAAGCCACACTGAGGTGGTCATTCCTGCTGTGCTGGTCTCTATGGGGCTCATTCCTACATGGCACTGGGGGGAAAGGGCAGAGTGATTATTACTGATGGCTTGGGACATCCTCTCCCCCACTGCCCCCAACGTGGGAGGTTTCTCTCCCTGGTAGACTGAAATTTGAAACACAGGTTGTTTAAATGTTGAGGAGTTCCTCTGCCTTGATGGGTAAAGAAATCTCCAAAGATAATTTGAGGAAGTGGGATAACCCCTGCTTTTACCTGTTTTGCCACCAGCCGCATGAACTGCCTGGCAGCAGCGCTCCATATGGCTGGGACGGTAATGACCCAGGTGATCTCCTCCTGGTCGCAGACGGTTTGGAAAGAGGCCTCTTGGATGGTGTTCATGGCATGTTCCTTCAAGTAGCGTAGGCTTTCGGAAAAGACTGTCAGGGCAGGTAGCGTCTTTCCATTGCTGGCTTTCAGCTCCATGCCAGAAGTGACTTTCTACAAAAAAAGTCTCAGGGTCACACGTGGCAGTCTCAGCAAGAGACCTGTTCCTTGAGCACTGAGCACTGTACAACATATGGCACAGAAGGAGGTCCTGTCTCCATACCTGAGCAATTTCCCAGCAATGGATTCAGTATTGTGGCGAACTGCAGTCTAATTGACACAGATCAATTACCAAATCGCTTACTCATGACATCAGTGATTCAATAGGCAAAATATCAATGTGGTTGATAAGTCTGATTCAATAGGCAAAATATCAATGTGGTTGATAAGTCAACTGTTTCTCCTGGGCAAAATTTTGTAAAGACCCTGTAGGTCCTCCTGAACAGTTGATGAGGATAATTGTACTTTCTATGTGACACCATCATACATTTCCCAGGTGTATGTATAGAGACTTCAGACCTTTCTAGTTGCATCTACACTTCTGTGTATGACATATTAACAAAATATATGCTGGACAAACATGTAGACAAATAACCCTCTGGTCTGACACAATTTCTCTATAAGGTGCCTCCTTGGCTTATGTGTCCCCCGGGGTGTATCTGAAGCTTGAGGCAGGTGGCTGCTCTGGCACTTCTTCAATCTTTCCCTGGAGACCAAAAGTCCCTCCATCAGTCCCTGATTACCTGCTCTGTCTAGAAAGAGTGGGAATTGTTGCCTGTATCCAAAGAAGTTTCAGGAGCCAGCCTTCACTGCACGTGCCTctccttgttttgcttcagCAGGCACCAAAGACGGCCCTAAATCACAAGGATTAACAACTGGATAATCAGCTCTGTTAACTTGGGATCCTTTACAGCCAATAGAGAAAACAAGGCCAGTACAGGTGCTGCCCAgcttaaataaaacacaaccaGGAAAGGTGAGGTGAATCCTGTTTTGCAGATACAGCCACTTAAGAGAATGGGAATCTATGTTCATATTTACTTACAAGCGCATTTCCTGTCACTGTTCCTGGCTCAGTTAGGAGAGGTTGATATAAGGAAGCTGTTATGACATGTCCTCTATGGACACTTTCTATGGAGATTCAGAAATAAGTAGTTATCTGTCTGGGAATTAGTGTTCCACTTTCTTGTCTCTGAGCCCTTCTAATGGTGGCCCAGAGAGACTGTAGAATTtccattcttggagatattaaaaagctgACTGGACAatagtcctgggcaaccaggtctaggtgaccctgcttgagcagggaggttggagcagatgacctccagaggtcccttccaacctcaaccattctgtgattctgtaatgaatttttctttaaacattttcttcttgggTGCAAAGAAATGAGGTTGAACTAAAATCTCTCTCCAACCCCCTCTGAAAGTGAGTGAGCACCCACCACTCCACAGATGACAGTGTGCTAGACCATATCATTCCCAGCTTTCCTGGGTGAGGGAAGTCTTCACAGAGACCTTCCACCCACTGGCACATCCAGTTCAGCACTCATTGCTTAGCACTGAGGGATGCCAAAGAGCAGACATGAGACTTTATCTTGGGCTGGCCCTGTACTCTGGCTTATTCCATCTTTGGGAGGCCCTGTGGGACCCCGGAGCACAGACAAGGAGTCCCTAAGGTAGCCTAATCTTTGGCTGAATGAGCAAACCCAGAAAAAGCTGTGAACAATTCTGAACTAGCACAGAGCCTTCGGAGAGAAATAATAGCCATTACGGGCTTGACAGACAGCTAGCCACCCTTAGATTGGCTTCAGCATACcattaacagttggacttgatgatcttagaggtattttccaaccaaaatgattctatgatgtcGGGGGAGGGAGAGGCAAGCTAGAGGGAGGTGTATAACAGTGGAGGAGCTCTTTTGGTTATACCAAGGCTGCCCACTTCCTCTGAATTACAGGAAGCCTCACTTGTACCCTGTGGAGGACTGAGGCAGTGAGCCTCAGAGGGTGGCTAATTTCTCTGCTAAGCTCTGGAGCATGGCAGTTTTCTGTTAAGAACAAGTATGTGGCTTCACTGCGGTGTGCAGTCAGGTTTTACTGTCTTTAGACAATGAACAACATCATAAAGGAAGGGCCTGTGAAGCCTTTGGCtaatcaagaaaataaataatttcttcttcagttcaTCAAAATGTCCTTTGATTTCTATTCATGCATCCTCACCAGCCAGATTACTCAGCCCTCTTCAATTCCTCTACCTTCCACCcttcaaataaatgaataacTCTGACTCCCATTAGCAGTAACCATTCCACCTACTGTATTGTACAGCTCCATCTTGAAGTTCTGGAAGAAGTACCAGTTGTCAGCTTCTCCAGAGGGCAGGCTCTTGTACTTCATCACAGCATCGTAGCCAAACTTCCTGAACTCCTGCTTCTGGTTGAACAAGA
This sequence is a window from Balearica regulorum gibbericeps isolate bBalReg1 chromosome 1, bBalReg1.pri, whole genome shotgun sequence. Protein-coding genes within it:
- the LOC104642136 gene encoding heat shock 70 kDa protein 12B-like; the protein is MASTSVFVVAIDFGTSYSGYCFSLASGTDQIRQVYWGTEHGLKTVKTPTCILFNQKQEFRKFGYDAVMKYKSLPSGEADNWYFFQNFKMELYNTKVTSGMELKASNGKTLPALTVFSESLRYLKEHAMNTIQEASFQTVCDQEEITWVITVPAIWSAAARQFMRLVAKQAGLISDMISEKLIIALEPEAASLWCKQLPQEGFIADSSDKKKFEDSPGIQYIVVDCGGGTIDITVHEIQENRSLKELHKAAGGGWGGNRVDENFTEFLKEIFNDGVWDEYVKSHPTELQHMMYNFSLQKCSASREAVYIHCYYNLTRVAERKKSISQFFTQAKGAVWCDGMIMITYEKMKSFFDYSIKNIICTLREILDKPEMAKVQYILLVGGFASSVILRDAISQAFSKNYHILCPMEAQVAIAKGAVLFGVNPHIIASRVSTRTYGLSITCKFDPAIHDLRKQRIAKADGYIYCTDLFKKLVGINESVNINEVAHYIFHPTEPDQERVRFSFYCTEKQDAQYIDEEGMQWLGSCTVPMADKTLGRKRELKLDIKFGLTEFKAICTDLTSKESRTVIIDFLAV